From Aspergillus fumigatus Af293 chromosome 3, whole genome shotgun sequence, a single genomic window includes:
- a CDS encoding RTA1 domain-containing protein: MHLPREYKLSYYRYSPSVGAAVLFAVLYSIIFVLAVFQWIRYKAWVWITMIIAVAMEAIGFISRSISAQHVSERTPYVLQFSLIILAPVLMAACCYILFGRILFHVVPPEARTFQLCWVPPRFITPIFVGFDIVALLLQLGGAVLITSADGTSSDAKDKFDRGRNIALIGVIVQMVAFGLFSLAAFRFNFTSKRFAKPVDEQFEMLASNDAGPGGREKSANWNALLRVVNFSTLMILIRSVYRLVEFTEGKNGYINLHEWCLYVFDALPIFPCAALFVYWHPAKYLPYLGFRLPKHAR, from the exons ATGCATCTGCCACGGGAATACAAGTTATCCTATTACCGGTACAGCCCTTCTGTAGGTGCTGCTGTTCTCTTCGCAGTCCTGTACTCGATCATCTTTGTGTTAGCTGTATTTCAATGGATCCGATACAAGGCTTGGGTATGGATCACCATGATTATCGCAGTGGCTA TGGAAGCAATAGGCTTCATTTCCCGCTCTATATCCGCCCAACACGTCTCCGAACGCACCCCCTACGTACTGCAATTCTCTCTGATTATCCTCGCACCCGTCCTGATGGCAGCTTGCTGCTATATCCTGTTTGGCCGCATCCTCTTTCACGTCGTCCCACCTGAAGCACGAACCTTTCAACTGTGCTGGGTTCCTCCTCGCTTTATCACTCCGATCTTCGTGGGCTTTGACATTGTGGCCCTCCTGCTGCAGCTCGGCGGTGCAGTCTTGATCACATCAGCCGATGGTACTAGCAGTGATGCGAAGGACAAGTTCGACCGTGGTCGCAATATTGCATTGATTGGCGTCATAGTCCAGATGGTCGCCTTTGGGCTATTCTCCCTTGCTGCGTTTCGGTTCAACTTCACATCGAAACGGTTTGCGAAGCCTGTCGACGAGCAATTCGAAATGCTTGCGAGCAATGATGCAGGACCTGGTGGCCGGGAAAAAAGTGCCAACTGGAATGCGCTGCTGAGAGTGGTGAACTTTTCTACTCTGATGATTCTT ATACGATCGGTCTACCGTCTGGTTGAATTCACCGAAGGCAAGAACGGATATATCAATTTACATGAGTGGTGCCTGTATGTCTTTGACGCATTGCCAATCTTCCCATGTGCGGCATTGTTCGTCTATTGGCATCCGGCCAAATACCTCCCATATCTGGGATTTCGGCTGCCAAAGCATGCACGGTAG
- a CDS encoding putative salicylate hydroxylase has translation MKVIIVGGGIAGLAAAIGLRRADHRVQIFERSSFLREVGAAIHVQPNASRILSDWDFDPKRARFVTGLRTMVVPGTSLTSNVGVDCSHFVETYGAPWYLAHRVDLHTELRRLATTPDGPGFPAETILRSEVVGFDAENGSVTLTDGSVHQADLVVAADGVHTTAIHQVIGHATPAVATGSAAFRFLIPTEDIQGDPETAHLLEDGLMRIYVAEGVRRLIWYSCADNTVENFVGIHLYEHGDGQKEDWNLSADVSDVLAQYHDFHPTLLRIIKKATSIKRWPLLYRDPIPTWSRGRLVLIGDAAHPMLPHQGQGGAQAIEDGGALGEIFARMPDHPTLDEIRDRLALFEKVRVHRASVVTIFSNAGQDQGWKIKERAQQYMPAGAKIPSSPLEFMEHNFRCDVLEESRRQLESYLSGR, from the exons ATGAAGGTCATTATAGTTGGTGGCGGAATCGCCGGACTGGCCGCGGCGATTGGACTCCGTCGTGCTGACCACAGGGTCCAG ATTTTCGAACGCTCCTCGTTTCTCCGTGAAGTCGGTGCAGCAATCCATGTCCAGCCAAACGCCTCCCGGATTCTCTCAGACTGGGATTTCGACCCTAAGAGGGCTCGCTTCGTGACGGGTCTTCGAACGATGGTAGTACCAGGAACATCGCTCACGTCAAACGTCGGAGTAGACTGCTCCCACTTTGTTGAGACGTATGGCGCGCCCTGGTATCTGGCTCACCGGGTCGACTTGCACACTGAACTACGGCGGCTTGCGACGACACCGGACGGGCCAGGATTCCCCGCGGAGACCATCTTGCGATCCGAGGTCGTTGGCTTCGACGCTGAGAATGGGTCAGTCACTCTGACGGATGGGTCAGTTCATCAAGCGGACCTTGTTGTTGCTGCGGATGGAGTGCATACTACCGCCATTCACCAGGTCATCGGCCATGCTACCCCAGCGGTCGCCACCGGCTCCGCTGCGTTTCGGTTTCTGATTCCGACGGAGGATATCCAGGGCGACCCTGAGACGGCGCACCTCCTGGAGGATGGTCTGATGAGGATATACGTTGCTGAAGGTGTGCGACGGCTCATCTGGTATTCGTGCGCCGA TAACACAGTCGAAAATTTTGTGGGTATTCATTTATATGAGCATGGCGATGGCCAAAAAGAAG ACTGGAACCTGTCCGCCGATGTCAGCGATGTTCTCGCTCAATACCACGACTTTCACCCCACGCTTCTGCGAATCATCAA AAAAGCAACGAGCATCAAACGATGGCCGCTCCTCTACCGCGATCCTATCCCAACCTGGTCCCGCGGCCGCCTCGTGCTGATAGGCGATGCCGCACACCCAATGCTCCCCC accaaggccaaggcggcGCCCAGGCAATCGAGGACGGCGGTGCCTTGGGTGAGATCTTCGCGCGCATGCCGGATCACCCGACGCTAGATGAGATCCGGGATCGTCTAGCGCTGTTTGAGAAGGTGCGTGTCCATCGTGCGTCTGTAGTAACAATATTCTCCAATGCCGGACAGGACCAGGGgtggaagatcaaggaacGGGCGCAGCAGTATATGCCGGCAGGGGCCAAGATCCCGTCCTCGCCGCTGGAGTTTATGGAGCATAATTTTCGCTGTGATGTACTGGAGGAGAGTCGGCGTCAGTTGGAGTCGTACTTGAGTGGACGTTAG
- a CDS encoding putative sterigmatocystin biosynthesis cytochrome P450 monooxygenase, whose protein sequence is MADRISTPATPCSLRGRLDLDLRSWHEKYDGVVRPGPDEVTFITAQAWKDIYGHGHLQLPKVQISTINGKNIFATNDVDHARFRKALSHAFSAKGLQAQECLVTRYIDKRIERLKGFTESGTAADMGKW, encoded by the coding sequence ATGGCGGATCGTATTTCCACTCCTGCAACACCTTGCAGCCTCCGCGGAAGACTAGACCTAGACCTCCGTTCCTGGCATGAGAAGTACGACGGCGTCGTGCGCCCGGGCCCAGACGAAGTCACCTTCATCACCGCCCAAGCCTGGAAGGATATTTACGGCCATGGCCACCTTCAGCTCCCGAAAGTGCAAATCTCCACCATCAACGGCAAGAACATCTTCGCCACCAATGACGTAGACCATGCTCGTTTCCGGAAGGCGCTCTCGCACGCGTTCTCAGCCAAAGGGCTGCAGGCACAGGAGTGCCTCGTCACACGGTACATCGATAAACGGATCGAGCGACTGAAGGGGTTCACGGAGTCAGGGACGGCGGCGGATATGGGCAAGTGGTAG
- a CDS encoding DUF1996 and WSC domain-containing protein: MRAGAQHLPFILSCLELASAFFKVPCSNPLVVERADPIVQPGVAASHAHTIMGGSGFGFTMDYNQTQESKCSSCSPIADKSNYWIPTLYYQAENGSFTPVEQNGGALIYYLQRPDPKNKTVLAPPKDLRMVAGNPMDRKFKGTHEAEARSYACLDYNGPAKPETNGFPNYNCPNGLRSQVFFPSCWNGVDYDSPDHKSHMAYPIDSYNSGACPESHPIKIVSIFIEVIWKTEAFADMWYGDSQPFVWSNGDKTGYGLHADFVNGWDVPVLQEALDTCDDMGGDIRNCQVLKLYDDAITEGCLLEPSIDEKLDGWLDALPGCNPVQPGPDDAVPVKNCAAPGIGEPQHYYTDVTKELGWAWIGCARDYINFEHILAESSSSSDDMTVQKCIQTCKKGGYTYAGVEYSRECYCGNSIAPEKMPSVSPMGKCLHPCSGDPSQNCGGSGYIGLYQECGSSCDNLEYPAVPE; encoded by the exons ATGCGAGCAGGAGCTCAGCATCTGCCATTCATTCTGTCATGCCTTGAGCTGGCCTCGGCATTTTTCAAGGTCCCCTGTAGCAATCCACTGGTGGTCGAGAGAGCAGACCCCATTGTCCAGCCAGGCGTTGCCGCAAGCCATGCCCACACTATCATGGGAGGCTCCGGTTTTGGGTTCACGATGGATTACAACCAGACGCAGGAGTCGAAATGCAGTTCCTGCTCGCCCATTGCCGACAAGTCCAACTACTGGATTCCCACGCTATACTACCAGGCCGAAAATGGCAGCTTCACCCCAGTAGAGCAGAATGGAGGAGCTCTGATTTACTATCT ACAACGACCCGATCCGAAAAACAAAACGGTTCTAGCACCCCCGAAAGACCTCCGCATGGTTGCTGGGAACCCAATGGACCGGAAATTCAAAGGCACGCACGAAGCAGAGGCCCGGAGTTACGCTTGCTTGGACTACAACGGCCCAGCGAAGCCCGAGACAAACGGATTCCCAAACTATAACTGCCCAAATGGACTTCGATCTCAGGTGTTCTTTCCCTCTTGCTGGAATGGCGTGGACTACGATAGTCCGGATCACAAGTCGCACATGGCGTACCCGATTGACTCGTATAATAGCGGCGCTTGTCCCGAGTCACACCCCATCAAGAtcgtctccatcttcattgaaGTTATCTGGAAGACCGAGGCCTTCGCGGACATGTGGTACGGAGACAGCCAGCCGTTTGTGTGGTCCAACGGTGACAAGACGGGGTATGGCCTCCACGCGGACTTTGTCAACGGATGGGACGTGCCCGTCCTTCAAGAAGCACTCGATACCTGCGACGACATGGGGGGCGATATCAGGAACTGCCAGGTCCTTAAGCTTTACGACGATGCGATAACAGAAGGCTGTCTCTTGGAACCATCCATCGACGAGAAACTCGATGGCTGGCTCGACGCCCTTCCTGGTTGCAACCCCGTTCAACCCGGACCCGACGACGCCGTACCAGTCAAGAACTGCGCCGCACCTGGAATTGGAGAGCCGCAGCACTACTACACCGACGTTACCAAGGAACTCGGGTGGGCGTGGATCGGGTGTGCTCGTGATTACATCAATTTCGAGCACATCCTGGCCGAGTCGAGCTCCAGTAGCGACGACATGACAGTGCAGAAGTGTATCCAAACTTGCAAGAAAGGCGGGTATACCTATGCTGGGGTTGAGTATTCGCGGGAGTGTTACTGTGGGAATAGCATTGCCCCGGAGAAGATGCCGTCTGTTTCGCCAATGGGCAAGTGTCTGCATCCCTGCAGTGGTGACCCCAGTCAGAATTGCGGTGGATCTGGGTATATTGGGCTTTATCAGGAGTGTGGGTCGAGCTGTGACAATCTTGAGTATCCGGCTGTTCCCGAGTAA
- a CDS encoding Ankyrin and HET domain protein: MSRITPRTHQTYDYEPLPSPASIRLLRVDHKDPDGLLHCTIKNVDLRDEPLYHAMSYTWGNPHSELAQVQETRDRYSDNYPPEHRECVSVKGKLLYITRNAYDALLSVPRDAWAQCCNRGDRRKLLRTSLHWASIAGKEDLIEPLLCSGVDVNVRDEWGVTPLSYAAQVGSREGVELLLSAGADAGIVDNRGNTPLDYARQGNYQGIIQSLEEVMQKGGRLEPRVDWPEGPERWCWIDQICINQDDIAERGAQVAIMDQIYKNAAFTHVWLGPEDAYTDTAIKTIEKLDTAAGDFIQSKEIHPYREQPEEIYAAARIPHVSMEEWTSLAALFQRPYFRRLWIIQENVLSGVIMGYCGPREIPWKAFHTVAQQIYFRQELLGRPTSTAFIAPHRPVAALESEMVYLTQWRERLQKGDEATIPRELSLENLIFDTWTFNATDPRDKIFGLYGLLREGGTVDWRPDYSQSVGEVFARATKQIIQKAGELRILSAVHDESLRTIMNLPSWVPDYSANFCNMMCANHHAAGDLPMVSITGSSWNKLPVTGVRFDSVLAIGNTTSGPGQMSMFFDQRWLELALLLPVPYPTGKTRTEAMWRTLCADQALDGSMPAPPSYGDMFRTMVCSLVCVKAAAEKDPDNVVDLLSAAYHVRKTWSSPPLGELSVEELIAAVADPETNLSQPDCQTLTHLLHKLQFLGVAEDQCFTPSIEEVEKAYYSSSWLPWDESETLQLPAEGQEFYNALRRKHGRRRLFVTANRYLGLGPASMVIGDEVWVLAGSGAAMVLRATEIGGEFRLVGAAYVHGIMNGEHIGDDVKLQTISLV, from the coding sequence ATGTCTCGCATCACTCCCCGGACCCATCAAACATATGACTACGAGCCCCTGCCCAGCCCCGCATCAATCCGACTCCTACGGGTCGATCACAAAGACCCCGATGGCCTACTACACTGCACCATCAAGAACGTCGATCTGAGAGATGAGCCGTTATACCATGCCATGTCCTACACCTGGGGCAACCCCCATAGCGAACTCGCGCAGGTCCAGGAAACCCGGGACAGATATTCAGACAATTATCCCCCAGAGCACAGAGAATGTGTATCTGTCAAAGGAAAGTTGTTATACATCACTCGAAATGCGTACGATGCGCTTCTCTCCGTCCCCAGAGACGCATGGGCGCAATGCTGTAACAGAGGTGATCGGAGGAAACTTCTCCGGACCTCGCTTCATTGGGCGTCTATTGCCGGGAAGGAAGACCTGATTGAGCCGCTTCTCTGCTCCGGTGTGGATGTTAATGTGAGAGATGAATGGGGCGTTACGCCGTTGAGTTACGCAGCGCAGGTGGGAAGCCGCGAAGGGGTCGAGTTGTTACTTTCTGCTGGTGCGGATGCGGGCATTGTGGATAATCGGGGGAATACTCCGCTTGATTATGCGAGGCAAGGTAACTACCAGGGGATTATCCAGTCCCTGGAAGAGGTTATGCAGAAGGGGGGGAGACTGGAGCCGCGAGTGGATTGGCCGGAAGGCCCAGAACGATGGTGCTGGATTGATCAGATTTGTATCAATCAGGATGATATCGCGGAGAGGGGCGCACAGGTTGCGATCATGGATCAGATATACAAGAACGCAGCGTTTACGCATGTCTGGCTTGGGCCCGAGGATGCCTACACCGATACGGCGATAAAGACCATCGAGAAACTGGATACCGCGGCAGGAGACTTCATACAAAGCAAGGAGATACATCCATATCGAGAGCAACCTGAGGAGATCTACGCTGCTGCGAGGATCCCCCATGTCTCGATGGAAGAGTGGACTTCTCTCGCGGCCCTCTTTCAGCGTCCCTACTTCCGGCGCCTCTGGATCATCCAGGAGAACGTCCTCTCGGGCGTCATCATGGGCTACTGCGGGCCTCGAGAGATCCCATGGAAAGCGTTCCACACTGTGGCACAGCAGATCTACTTCCGACAAGAGCTGCTGGGTCGACCGACGTCAACTGCGTTTATTGCCCCGCATCGGCCAGTGGCGGCTCTTGAAAGCGAGATGGTATATCTCACTCAGTGGCGGGAGCGGTTGCAGAAGGGCGACGAGGCCACCATTCCTCGAGAGCTGTCGCTGGAGAATCTCATCTTTGACACCTGGACCTTCAACGCGACCGACCCCAGAGATAAGATCTTTGGGCTTTACGGTCTGCTCCGGGAGGGTGGTACGGTTGATTGGAGGCCGGACTACTCTCAGTCAGTGGGAGAGGTATTCGCCCGAGCGACAAAGCAGATAATCCAGAAGGCAGGCGAGCTGCGCATTCTCTCCGCCGTCCATGACGAGTCCCTCCGAACGATCATGAATCTACCCTCCTGGGTACCGGATTACAGCGCTAATTTCTGCAATATGATGTGTGCCAATCATCATGCAGCCGGCGATTTGCCCATGGTGTCCATCACCGGGAGCTCCTGGAACAAACTTCCGGTGACTGGTGTCAGATTTGACTCGGTTCTCGCGATCGGGAACACCACCAGCGGACCCGGTCAGATGTCCATGTTCTTTGACCAAAGGTGGCTGGAACttgctctccttcttcctgtcCCATATCCCACCGGCAAGACAAGAACGGAGGCCATGTGGCGCACCCTCTGTGCGGACCAGGCGCTTGATGGCTCAATGCCCGCTCCTCCGTCCTACGGGGATATGTTCAGAACAATGGTGTGCAGTCTCGTCTGCGTCAAAGCCGCGGCAGAAAAAGATCCGGACAATGTCGTTGATCTCCTCTCGGCTGCATACCATGTTCGGAAGACCTGGTCGAGCCCACCTCTCGGAGAATTGTCTGTGGAGGAACTCATAGCGGCTGTCGCAGACCCGGAAACGAACCTCAGTCAGCCAGATTGCCAGACCTTGACTCATTTGTTGCATAAGTTGCAGTTTCTTGGGGTTGCTGAAGACCAGTGCTTTACACCCTCtatcgaggaggtcgagaaAGCATACTACAGTTCCTCATGGCTGCCCTGGGATGAAAGCGAGACATTACAGCTTCCTGCAGAGGGACAAGAGTTTTATAATGCGCTTAGACGAAAACATGGTCGACGGAGGCTATTTGTCACTGCCAATCGGTACCTCGGCTTGGGACCGGCCTCGATGGTAATTGGGGATGAGGTGTGGGTTTTGGCGGGCTCGGGGGCTGCGATGGTGCTAAGGGCCACTGAGATAGGGGGTGAATTCCGGCTGGTTGGGGCAGCGTATGTGCACGGAATTATGAACGGGGAGCACATTGGAGATGATGTTAAGTTGCAGACGATTAGTCTCGTATAA
- a CDS encoding putative MFS hexose transporter, with protein sequence MVQIASIGAKGAQEKVQIAQAEAPQFEKVDWKREPHLRKLYMLSAALMVASATTGYDGVKESNWLGLLVNMFNIGAILSYFITPYVADHLGRKIAIITGCCFMVVGGVIGCASNGYNMYIASRFILGFGNGLAQMCSPLLLVEIVHPQHRGPVTTIYNCLWNAGALLVSVIGWGTSYVASEWSWRSITLLQIVPSVIQLMFIYCKSSSGTRVVPSVVANRSGPKGIPESPRFLINKERHDEALAVLTKYHGGGDVLNTVVQFEYREIKETIRLEKEAGSKSSYIDFFRTKGNLWRLAIIVSLGIISQYSGNALFSNYMNQIYEGAGITSQNQKLALSTGKTMLDIIVTVAAALQVDKFGRRPLFLTAISGMVGSFVCWTITGAVYENSGETNSGSGYAQVVFIWIFGIFYDIGFSGLLVAYALEVLPFQLRAKGMMIMNLTVQAILALGNQTNMLAWNNLPHHWNFMLFYTLWNFCELVFVYFFYVETKGNTLEEVARIFDGDDAIAHIDLQQVEKEIEAEATYHETVPNKSAA encoded by the exons ATGGTTCAGATCGCCAGTATCGGCGCCAAGGGCGCGCAGGAGAAGGTGCAGATCGCCCAGGCTGAGGCTCCCCAGTTCGAGAAAGTCGACTGGAAAAGAGAGCCTCACCTGCGCAAGCTGTACATGCTATCGGCGGCGCTGATGGTTGCTTCGGCCACCACGGGTTACGATGG GGTGAAGGAGAGCAACTGGCTGGGTCTCCTGGTCAACATGTTCAATATTGGTGCCATTCTCAGTTACTTCATCAC CCCCTACGTTGCTGATCACTTGGGCCGGAAAATCGCCATCATCACGGGATGCTGCTTCATGGTCGTCGGAGGTGTCATCGGCTGTGCTTCCAACGGATACAACATGTACATCGCTTCTCGGTTCATCCTGGGTTTCGGCAACGGCCTGGCCCAGATGTGCTCGCCCCTGCTGCTGGTCGAGATTGTTCATCCCCAGCACCGTGGTCCTGTTACCACCATCTATAACTGTCTTTGGAACGCCGGTGCGCTGCTCGTCTCCGTCATTGGATGGGGTACCTCGTACGTCGCGAGCGAGTGGTCCTGGCGGTCCATCACCTTGCTGCAGATCGTTCCCTCGGTCATCCAGCTCATGTTTATCTACTGTAAGTCATCCTCTGGTACCCGCGTGGTTCCTAGTGTAGTGGCTAATCGGAGCGGCCCCAAAGGGATCCCCGAATCTCCCCGTttcctcatcaacaaggaGCGCCACGACGAGGCCCTCGCTGTTCTCACCAAGTACCACGGTGGTGGCGATGTGCTCAACACCGTCGTGCAGTTCGAATACCGTGAGATCAAGGAGACTATCCgtctggagaaggaggccggTTCGAAGAGCAGCTACATTGACTTCTTCCGCACCAAGGGTAACCTCTGGCGTCTGGCGATTATCGTCTCGCTGGGTATTATCTCGCAGTACTCGGGTAATGCTCTGTTCTCCAACTACATGAATCAGATCTACGAGGGGGCCGGCATCaccagccagaaccagaagtTGGCCCTGAGCACCGGCAAGACCATGCTTGATATCATTGTCACGGTCGCCGCCGCCTTGCAGGTCGACAAATTCGGTCGTCGTCCTCTGTTCCTGACTGCGATTTCTG GCATGGTCGGCTCCTTCGTGTGCTGGACCATCACCGGTGCCGTCTATGAAAATTCCGGCGAGACCAACAGCGGCTCTGGCTACGCGCAGGTTGTCTTTATCTGGATCTTCGGCATCTTCTACGACATTGGTTTCTCCGGTCTGCTGGTCGCCTACGCCCTCGAGGTCCTCCCCTTCCAGCTCCGTGCCAAGGGtatgatgatcatgaacCTCACCGTCCAGGCCATTCTTGCCCTGGGTAACCAGACCAACATGCTCGCCTGGAACAACCTGCCCCACCACTGGAACTTTATGCTTTTCTACACCCTCTGGAACTTCTGCGAACTGGTCTTCGTCTATTTCTTCTACGTCGAGACCAAGGGCAACACCCTTGAGGAGGTGGCGCGCATCTTCGACGGCGACGACGCCATTGCGCATATTGACCTGCAGCAGGTCGAGAAAGagatcgaggccgaggcgACGTACCACGAGACTGTTCCTAACAAGTCGGCTGCTTGA
- a CDS encoding glycoside hydrolase family 43 protein, translating into MVRIFSKLLTALVGLLALVPATSAFTNPIRNPGGSDPFMVYTGGYYYLMTTTWTDVQMARATTIEGLKTAPKKVVYSTSTASRCCNVWAPEVHYLGGKWYIYYTAGQTTDLDGQRLHVLTGGATPWDTFTYTGQLTTEWAIDASVLRTNAYGNFLMFSCFHGVPYQSICLQQLGTDYVSLTGDIHVISQPTLDFEKHGTPVNEGPVALYFNGVTYIAYSASYCWTPYYCLGLLTWDGQTNPTSASAWKKHNGCVLSSANGNYGTGHNSFFQSPDTSQTWIAYHATNNSAGACDNSRYTMVQPLGTHSDGSPNFGTSQPFSHVFSEPSGN; encoded by the exons ATGGtgaggatcttctccaagctgCTCACGGCCCTTGTAGGGCTGCTAGCTCTAGTTCCCGCTACTTCTGCCTTTACCAACCCCATCCGCAACCCAGGAGGAAGTGATCCGTTCATGGTGTACACTGGCGGGTACTACTACCTGATGACCACGACATGGACCGACGTGCAGATGGCACGCGCAACCACCATCGAGGGTCTCAAGACCGCCCCAAAGAAAGTAGTCTATTCCACCTCGACTGCCTCGCGATGCTGCAACGTCTGGGCTCCCGAGGTCCACTACCTCGGCGGCAAGTGGTACATCTACTATACGGCCGGCCAGACAACCGATCTCGACGGCCAACGACTGCACGTTCTGACCG GCGGCGCCACTCCCTGGGATACCTTCACCTACACCGGCCAACTAACAACCGAATGGGCCATCGACGCCTCCGTCCTCCGCACCAACGCATACGGCAACTTCCTCATGTTCTCCTGCTTCCACGGCGTACCTTACCAGTCCAtctgcctgcagcagctgggcACGGACTACGTCTCCCTCACCGGCGACATCCACGTCATCTCGCAGCCCACCCTGGATTTTGAGAAGCACGGCACCCCCGTCAATGAAGGGCCCGTCGCACTCTACTTCAACGGGGTCACATACATTGCCTACTCGGCGTCGTATTGCTGGACTCCCTACTACTGTCTCGGTCTGCTGACCTGGGACGGCCAAACCAACCCCACGTCCGCGAGCGCCTGGAAAAAGCACAATGGGTGTGTGCTGTCCTCGGCGAACGGAAACTATGGCACGGGTCACAACTCGTTCTTCCAGAGCCCGGATACCTCGCAGACGTGGATCGCGTACCATGCGACGAACAACAGTGCGGGTGCTTGTGACAATTCTCGGTACACGATGGTTCAGCCGCTTGGGACGCATAGCGACGGGAGCCCGAATTTCGGCACGTCGCAGCCTTTTAGTCATGTGTTCAGTGAGCCGAGTGGGAATTAA
- a CDS encoding Zn(II)2Cys6 transcription factor produces MPFCCRPSKFCLGCRQRRIKCDMAVPACSQCKRAGKECVGYRDELPLLFRDENARTIRRATAAKARSRAQRKDTGSDSASSLDSQLMRSSHGSITATSLSSTLPSLDMDEVGLHFFIYHFSTYAWAGRCSPRNITSPFMRRFGEDATLRSAVASVGLAALSNVRKDEAILRGARQRYGQAIRVIRNALKSHTADQLDGTMKMILMVALFEIVDASPTSKLSWFVHLQGAAALQNRSPQDFVTKNHRVQIMLTLTWISKYFQTGGRFPPELEGWAAPDIPVEANDDFPAVSLIELLLKFIRLRASLARRSGQSMSNALREALGCEMQLEEWSTSLPARFGYTEKVSTDTSQYFYGRVHLYEDVWASRILIHYLVGRLFVNELILHLASQCESSIEKILQAARARRMILQLAVDICVAAGSQPLFPDYMSLERNGRIPPLSGVFLFMYPLAVAATATGVPDDLREWVLRTLDHIGQTMGIRHALLMKDELAQSCQRRLQSQIYSHPTEISSSLPTSCLQNRDACLRLTD; encoded by the exons ATGCCGTTCTGTTGTCGTCCGAGCAAGTTCTGTCTTGGGTGTCGGCAGAGACGCATCAAA TGTGATATGGCCGTCCCTGCCTGCTCTCAATGTAAAAGAGCTGGCAAGGAATGTGTGGGCTACAGGGACGAGCTCCCGCTGTTATTTCGAGATGAGAATGCTCGCACCATCAGACGAGCGACAGCGGCCAAGGCTCGCTCCAGAGCTCAAAGAAAGGATACAGGATCCGATTCCGCTTCTTCACTTGACTCGCAGCTTATGAGATCAAGCCATGGGTCTATCACGGCTACTTCATTATCCTCAACCCTACCGTCCCTTGATATGGACGAAGTCGGGCTGCATTTCTTCATCTATCACTTCTCCACTTACGCCTGGGCCGGCCGATGCTCACCTCGAAACATTACGTCGCCTTTTATGCGTCGATTCGGCGAAGATGCGACTCTGCGAAGTGCGGTTGCTTCGGTCGGTTTAGCTGCCCTGTCGAATGTTCGAAAGGATGAGGCGATCTTACGGGGAGCACGGCAGAGGTATGGTCAAGCCATCAGGGTAATCCGGAACGCATTGAAATCTCACACGGCCGATCAACTGGACGGTACCATGAAGATGATTTTGATGGTTGCTCTATTTGAG ATTGTCGACGCCAGCCCGACGTCAAAGCTATCATGGTTCGTGCATTTGCAAGGGGCAGCAGCCTTGCAGAATCGGTCACCGCAAGATTTCGTCACCAAGAACCATCGCGTTCAGATTATGCTCACACTTACTTGGATTTCCAAATACTTTCAGACCGGAGGGCGCTTTCCACCGGAGTTAGAAGGCTGGGCCGCGCCGGATATACCCGTCGAAGCCAACGATGACTTTCCTGCTGTCTCCCTGattgagctcctcctcaaaTTTATCCGTCTGCGTGCTAGTCTCGCCAGACGCAGTGGCCAATCAATGAGCAACGCTTTAAGGGAGGCACTGGGGTGCGAAATGCAGCTCGAGGAATGGTCAACAAGCCTTCCTGCCCGATTTGGTTACACGGAGAAAGTTTCAACAGACACCTCACAATATTTCTATGGTCGCGTCCATCTTTATGAGGACGTCTGGGCTTCGCGCATTCTGATCCACTATCTCGTGGGCCGCCTCTTTGTGAATGAATTGATATTGCACCTTGCGTCCCAGTGTGAGAGTTCAATCGAGAAAATACTACAGGCGGCGCGTGCCCGCCGTATGATCCTCCAGTTGGCCGTCGATATTTGCGTCGCTGCCGGGAGTCAGCCTCTATTTCCGGATTATATGAGCCTCGAAAGAAACGGCAGAATACCTCCACTCAGTGGCGTCTTCCTGTTTATGTATCCCCTTGCGGTGGCTGCCACTGCGACTGGGGTGCCTGACGACCTCCGTGAATGGGTGTTGCGTACTCTCGATCATATTGGTCAGACGATGGGTATCCGTCATGCTTTGTTAATGAAAGACGAGCTAGCACAGTCCTGTCAGCGCAGGCTTCAAAGTCAAATATACAGCCATCCTACGGAGATATCATCGAGCCTGCCAACTTCATGTCTACAGAATCGCGATGCATGCTTGAGGCTGACCGACTGA